In a single window of the Acyrthosiphon pisum isolate AL4f chromosome X, pea_aphid_22Mar2018_4r6ur, whole genome shotgun sequence genome:
- the LOC107882169 gene encoding zinc finger protein 239-like has protein sequence MEKKPYACDVCDKSFSVSSNLTAHRRTHTGEKPYACDVCDKAFSESGSLTAHRRVHTGEKPYACDVCEMSFSQSGHLTSHRRTHTGEKPYSCDVCNKSFSVSSNLSAHRRTHNGEKPYACVVCDKSFTVSGNLTVHKRTHTKHFLIDQRSKGHI, from the coding sequence ATGGAGAAGAAACCTTACGCAtgtgatgtatgcgacaagtcgttctctGTAAGTAGCAATTTGACGGcacatcgacgcacgcacactggtgaaaaaccataCGCTTGTGATGTATGCGACAAAGCTTTCTCTGAAAGTGGCTCTTTGACGGCACATCGACGCGtacacactggtgaaaaaccgtacgcaTGCGACGTATGCGAAATGTCTTTCTCTCAAAGTGGCCATTTGACATCACATCGACGAAcgcacactggtgaaaaaccgtacTCATGTGATGTATGCAACAAGTCGTTCTCTGTAAGTAGCAATTTGTCGGCACATCGACGAACGCACAAtggcgaaaaaccgtacgcaTGCGTAGTATGCGATAAGTCTTTCACTGTAAGTGGCAATTTGACGGTTCACAAGCGGACACATACGAAACATTTTTTGATTGATCAAAGGTCCAAGGGacacatttaa